GCCTTCTCCAGACGGTGGTACAGGAAacgatattccctcacccactgtGTCTCTCTGAGGCCCAAGCATGTGACACTGATCTTTAGGTGGTGACCTGAGGGGAGAGGCAGCTGTAGCCAGCTGGGACAGAGGCTTGGCACAATGTGGGATTCATTCCTTTATCAGCCCTGACGGTTCTGTCACCTCAGAGGAAATCATTTCTGATGTTAAGAAATCATGGTACTCAACACGGTAATAATCAAAAAACTCCAGAACGGGGGAAGGGTTGATTGAGGTCTGGGGTCGTCCTTCCTGGTGGTTTGGTGTTAGAATGAGGTCTGGAAAAGACAGACACAAATGCCTGATCCAGATCAAATCCGTTTTTATTAAACTATAAAACTACCGCTACATGATTTAATAAAAACTCGGAATACAGGAACACACAGGGAATGGACTAGAACATACTGAGTGTGGATACACCCGTCATCGAATAAAGCTTGTCTAGTTACATGGGTTATTAAATGCAGAttgttacaaacacacacactggttcTTGATTATAGGCTATCCTGGAATAACAAGGTAATAGAGGGAAGGTAGAATTTGCTCGTAAGACACACCAGCTCCTCCAGCGCAGTTCTGAACAGAACCAGGTAAATCAGAGTGAAATATTCTCAGCGTGAACGGTGATTTCAGCTGCCAGCGTGACTGGGCACTTTCCACCTGCCTCGAAGTCTCTGATACAGCTGTAGCAGCTGGATGCTTCTAAACCCCTCTCAGGGCCGACCCGAGCTTCGTTACAGTTAAAACATTAGTAAATAGTCTTACTAGCCTTCCAGCCACTTCTgttcccctcccagctgctgctcctcatcCTAGCGGTCTCTTaggctatgtgtacactgcagttcgacacctgcagctggcccgtgccagctgagttggggctgtttaattgtgctgtagatgtttgggctcaggctggagcccaggctctaggaccctgcaaggtgggagggtcctagagcccaggagCCCTAATGTTCTACACTGcggttaaacagccccttagtctaAGCCCTATGAGCCTGAATTatctggcacgggccagctgcaggtgtctagttacagtgtagacagacccaaacttcagtgtagacatccccttagAGCCCCTTTTATCTAGTCTTGCACCCCACAGCAGAGGTGAGGAGCTAACACCTGGTCTGTGAGCAGGGTGGATTTCCAGGGCTGtcatctctttccttctcttcaaGGGGTCGCTGCTGAGCTTTGTTGCCAgggctgctgctgtttgctaTCACATCCTGAAGTCTGTAGCTCCTGTTTCTCAGTGTAACACTCTCACTGTGGGGACTTTCCAGCAGCtgagctccccagcctggctaatTCACACTGTGCTTCAGAGCTAGACAGTCACCCGCTTGTAGGGCAAAATTCTCCTTCTGCAAAGGTCTTGAGCCAAAGCACTAactggagtgagggcagggcatgGTGCCAAACAGAAGGCACCATTTCTCTGCCCCAGACCAGTGAAATTGTGCAGATTAAATAACTACACACATCACCACCAGGGAGCGATTTCCAAAGTTAGCTGTGTCCAAACCTCCTGTGCAGGTAGCCAGGAGGGACTCGGCCCTACAAGGACAATGCTCagatatgggggagggggggtttgttCTATAGCCCCAGTGGTGCACTAGGTGCTGTAAAGTTTATGAAAACTTGTTTATAGGGTTAATCCTATATTCTGTTGTGTCTCCCCAAATTCCATTGACGGTCGTAGCAATTTGAGGGTGGGGGGCAAGCACTCTCCCCGTGACAAAATAAAGCCGTCCCCAACAAGGGGCGGCAGCCTTGTCGCTGGGAGTGCAGCTCCCGCCGACGAGGTGCTGTCCACACCTGTGCTTTTCATccgtaaaacttttgttgttcgggggggtattttttttcatacccctcagcaacaaaagttttaatgatgaaagtgccagtgtagacatggcctaagacttCCATTCTGACCATACCCCTGATTCCCTTTCGCTGTAGAGAGCCTCACCGAGTGGGAAACTCTTGCCCGACAGCCTCTTAGATGGTCTTAAAGACGGGCTTAGCTGTaccttttggggggaaagagataAAGTTTGTTCGGAtgctctgaagcagctgctgTGCTTGCTGAAGTCCAATTCTATTTCTTTTAAGACAAAACAGGACAAACACCCGCACAAGGGGAGAGACAAGAACACagaagacagaaaatgcagctgcTCTGGGAGGTGCTGACTGTCCCTTGCTGCTGATGGAACAGCTCCCACCCACGCCCTGATTAGCCATTCTGAGACCTGGCAAATCTGTCCCAGCTTCGGGCTCTTTAAGGCTTTGCTTAACATATACACTGGGTCCCATTCTCCCCTTGCAATAGTTTTACTTAGGGGTAAAACTaaattgacttcagctgagtcaCTCCAGTTTACATGAGTGGGAGAGAAGACTTGGGGTGAGCGTAACATTTCTTTTGGCTGCGATTACTTATTCCTTCTTGTCTTGTTTTCAGCTCACAAACCACCGGCAAGGGGAGCGCTCggtttttacaaaaagaaaagcgTTGTCAGCAGCAGCATTTGGGAGGAAACGTCTCGCTGTGGCCCTTACACGGGTGCAGCTTCGGTTTGGGCAGGAACACAGAGAGCGCTCGTACAGACGGAACAAGGGTTTCTAACCCTGACCTGAGACGCTTCCTTGTGAACATCTGACACCGAAGCAATTTGCTCTGAAGGAGTCCAgctgcattttttgttgtttttagaaAAATGGTTCCCCCGCGCCCAGATtccaggggccagattctgctgtcagttacactggtgtaaactgatgtcaGTGCAATAAAAGTGGGgtaagtcagaggagaatcaggttctTGAATCTTAAAAGTAAATGTTATAAAACAACGAGAGACACCAATCCTGAATCACAGCTCGGCTACATGCTTTGTTTAAATGGTGCTTTCATTTTCATGGGTAAGCTGCAGTCAGGTTTTAGCTAAACCAGCTTTTAACAATATCCAGTTTTCCTTTCACAAATTTTTTGAGTGTAGACTGTTTTTCTTCAAGCTTCTTGTACATATTCTTCTCTCCTGGCAGCAGGGCCTCCTTATTGGCAATCTTTCTTATTATCTCAGCTACTTCTCTAACCTCCCTCAgtgattttattctttcttgGTACCCAGGCTTTAGTTCCTGTTGTTCCGACATGATCAGCAGGTCAATGTATTCCGGAGTGGACAGCGGGTTGGGTTTCAGAGCAATTGCTTGCAGACGCTGGAGGCTGCGAGATGATTTATCAATAAGCTTCATTAATATCTCTTCCACTGCAGCGTATTCCTGAGACAGCTTCTCAACCACACTCTTTGTCGATAACACCTCACCAGATGCCTTCTCATACTTTTCTTTCAGTTGTGCATAGGTCTGTTTCTCTTTTACTACTTCATATTCCCACCTGTACTTTTGATTGAAATGAACGTTCCAGACACATTTACCAGGGCAAGCTCTGCAACGTCCTGTCTTCCCATCTATAGCTGTACACCCGCGCTTACCATCATCGTTAGGGATTCCACAGGGGTAGTGACAGGTATAGTGACACTGCTGGCAGTTTGTTATATACTGACCTGTACCAGAGATGTCCTCCTGCACTGGCACTGTTTTCTCTACCTCATACTCAAAGTCTTTATTGGCCTCCATATCATCCTTATGCTGTTCCAGAGCTTCCTGTGTCTTTCTCAGTTCTTCTAGCTTCACCAGACCAGCTTTGATTTGTGGCTGCAGCCCTTCCACGGCCGTCTCCAGCTCCTTCCGCTCTCTCAGAACTTCCTGCGTTAATGTTAAACTTCTGGTTTCTAATTTAACTAAGGattcaaaaaatgttttcatgctcATGGCTCCCATTTTCCAGAACATTTCATCAAAATTAAAACTGCCCTCGTCAGCTCCAGCATTACAGGCAAAGAGCGTGGAGTTATTGAATTTGAAATGAATAGGGTTGCCCTTAGCATCTCTAGCACAAGGGACATCAGCTGTTTTAATAGCCTCCAGAACAGGAGGTGTCTGTCCATCTGCGAAGGTGATCAGGATTTGTATATTGTCTTTTATATCCTTCCCAAAAATGGAGAGCACGGAGTCAAACACGTACTTCTGGGCATGCGTCAAACGAGCTAGTGAGGCCTGAACTATGACACAGACAGCGTCTATGTGATCAATGGCTCCTCGGGTGGAGAAAAACTCTCGGATCTGCCTTGTTATCTCTTTGTCTTGCTCTATCCCTCTGGTGTCGCCAAATCCCGGGGTGTCTATTATAGTCAGGGAATAGGGGACTTTGAAACCATTTTTGTGATTAACTTCATAGGCTGTGACTTCAGATGTCTGGCTCTCAGCTTGGCTTCTGTTTGTAGTCTCATGAATTAGTTTGAACCTGAATTCATCTTCCCATTGCACACCCAGGATATAGTTGATCATCCCATTGATGAGTGTGGTTTTTCCTGACCCAGTTGCTCCCAGCACCATAATGACTTTGTTAGGTCTCTGTAGGTTCTCTTTTCCCAGTCTGTACTTTGGATGTGTTGCGTTAGAATCAAACTCCGCCTTCTCTATTGGAAGTGCATAAACTGAGGGCTGCCCTTTTTCTATCAGAGCGCTCTTCTTGAAGAAATCTTGTGCTAGTGTCCTTAATTCTTCTCCTGTTGTGGAAATTGATCCCTCCTCACCTGGGTGACTCACAGTCCCGTCTGCACACACAGCCGACACCCGGAATCTGTAGGACGTCTGAGGCCTCAATCCATCAATGGTACAGAACTCTGCTCTCTTTCCTGTCCTTCGTTCCAGCCATTTGTCTTTCCCCTCATGTCTTTCACCTTCAGCTTCCTCTTTGTATTCCACCTTATACTCCCTTATACTGACTCCATCTCCAATGACACTTGGACTCTCCCAGGTGAGGTCTATGGCTGATGATTCTACAGTAGCTTTTTCTGGTTTTCCAGGAGGGCTGGCAGGAAGCATCTTCACAGGATCACTCACATCACTGCTCTCGCTGAGCCCTGGTTTGCTCACTGCAGCGTATCGGAACTGGTATGTGGTGTTTGCACGGAGCCCTGTTACTGTGAAGGTCTCTTGTTTATCATTTGTATCCACAGCCGTCCAGTTCTCCTGCCCTATAATTCTGTACTCCACCCGATAGCCGGATATCTCCTTTCTCCCAAAGGCTGCTGGTTTAAATGTGAGCTGCACATGGTCATGTCTGACTCCATCTGTCAGGAGAGAAAGAGGCTTCGATGGAAGTTCATAGTTAGTGCTGACCAGGTCTCCATTTTCATAGAGGTAAATTGAAGCTCCAGGATTGTCCTCATCTGGGACTGAGGCCACAATGAATCGAGTTTTCCCATTAGATTTATTGACCCGGGCAAAGTCTGAAATGGATTTTGCAGATTTTCGGGCTTTTTGGTTTCTCTCTTTGTCCTCAAACCAGAGTTTGGATTTCTCACTTGCAGAACTGGCTGATGCAGGATCTTGGGTATTCTTCATAAACTGGGTCTGAAGCCAAAGTTTTAAATCTGATAAATATGGCTCCTCTTCATGTAATGAAGTGAACATAAAGGCGACGACAAAGTCATTGATGGGGTCAAGTACTATTTCATCCAGTTTATTCCGGGAGGACACCACGTCCACATCCTTTAGGACAGAAAGATAGGAATTGATGAAATTCATTTCTCGTTCCTTTTTATCCAGAAATTCATTGAGTTGCTGGGTATTGAATGGTGATCGGTTTTTGTTGGTTAAAATGTCTACCAGGTCCCCTTCCTCTTTTCCACCTCCACGGATGGAGGGTAGGATTCTTGCTAGCTGTTTCTGGAAAGTCTGTCTGTGTTGCATACACAGATCTTTGAATTGCTGGATTTTCCTCTTGATTTCGGGGAACGTTGTGGTGATCGGATTCTTCACTGCATCATTGCATCGCATGTCTAATTCTGTCAGCTGCTCCAGGGCGGTTTGAATATCAAAGATCAGTGATAAGCTGATCTcacgaaccagctgagcagcttTGGAATCCAGCTTGGTCAGCGGGTATAGCCAGACTCTCACTGGCACGGCCTTCTCCCCCTGGGCACCCAGCAACTTGGGGAGGGTGGAATAAACTTTCATGGCATCGTGGTAAGTAACTGGATTGTTCTCAAGAGAAAAATCACCATAAAACTTACAACTAAATTTTTCAGCTTGTGCTTTTTCCCTGTCATCCATTCGGAGAGCTCCTTCCCCCTCTATGGAAACCAGGGGTATCTTTTTAATTGCAATCTGGAGGTTTCCCTGTATGTCTTGTATGTTCTCAGATGAGGAAACTTCCCGATCAAAGACAAAGAAAGCCTGTGCCCCGTACAGCACAGCCGTGACCACATGGGTGGCTGTGCCTTGGTCAAACACATCAGGGTAAGAAACATTCTGGCGACCTATATGACTCATAGTCAGCTGCTTGAACTGTGTTGTAGTTGAGTACTGGAGAGAAACACGGGCTTGATGTTTTGATGTCTTGGTATCACTTAAAAATTCTGCGGATCCACCCACTTTCACCAGGCCAAGCAGGAAACTGGCCTTCAGCGATGCTGTGACATTGAGGGCAGAGGCCTTGTCTTCAGTGGTGTCAGATGCAATAATCTGAAAATCAGTCTTGGATTGTGGTTTTGCATCTACATCATTTTGAAGTGTCTCCAGGTCCCATAAAGTGATGCCTAGAATAGTACAGACAGACACACGGTCAATGGCAGAGAAGGTGAGAAACCTTTCTGTTCTGTAACTGCCagacattttctaaaaataagaGCTGAATGTTCCTGAACAAAGTGTCTGATCTGGTAACATGCTTCActcactgtgtctgtgtgtgagaatAAAAATAGATTAACATACTGTggcaaagttcctgctctaccttggtgggtcttgcgcttactggcggatttgctcgccttggagcttcacggcagccctcagcttggccgtttttctgaacccacagtccaggtcgactcctcctgtgtctgaccaggagttgggaggatttgggggaacccgggcccgccctctactccgggttccagcccagggccctgtgaaatgcagctgtctagagtgcctcctggaacagctgtgcgacagctacaactccctgggctacttccccatggcctcctcccagccccttctttatcctcaccacaggaccttcctcctggtgtctgatgacgcttgtactcctcagtcctccaacagtccgcgttctcactctcagctcctagtgcctcttgctcccagctcctcacatgcaccccacaaactgaagtgagctcctttttaaaacccaggtgccctgattagcctgccttaattgattctagcagcttcttgattggctgcaggtgttctaatcagcctgtcttaattgtctccagaaggttcctgattgtttgggaactttccctgttaccttacccagggaaaagggacctacttagcctggggcttatatatctgccttctattactctcctgtagccatctggcccgaccctgtcacaatacatttaaaaggtttcagagtagcagccgtgatagtctgtatctgcaaaaagaaaaggaggacttgtggcaccttagagactaacacatttatttgagcataagcatccgatgaagtgagctgtagctcacaaaagcttatgctcaaataaatgtgttagtctctaaggtgccacaagtcctccttttcttttttatatatttaaaagtttaaCATAAACCCACAAACTGTAACTCTGCAAAGCTACAATTACAATGACATTTGTAGGTTAGCCTGCTGCACCTGTGGCAGTTTCAGCAGCTGATCATGAGAGTGTTACGTGTACATGCACTTATCATCCACGTGGATCCCAAAGCATCTAAAAGATTGTACTAGCTCCTTCTGCAGTACAATATCTATACACCTAAATTACAAAAACCTTTTACATTAAGAAAatgaaggttgcaaagccaagcagtcaaaagttagaaaatgccataATTAAGGTTTCCATGCAGCCTTCATTCAGCCGCCTTGTGTTTATGCATTCTGACccgtctttaattacatgatcaaataGTGTCTATTCCACAGAACTCCTCGTTCACTGCACAGTTGGAATGGTTCTCCCTGGAATGGTTCtgatttaatatttctttttatacttctcattcaatgtgtggccccaggccttatgtACTGTGTACCATTCAAACCCTGCACTAAATACGGAATTGTTAATTTCCTCCTGGGTGCCCCTCACCGTAATATCTAAGTCCTTCAACAACTTTAAGACACCTCTCTTCACAACACGCCTGTGAGGCAGAGAGATTttaatatccctattttacagatgaggaactgaggcaaagagagtaAGGACTAAATTGTCGAAAACATCCACTAATTTGGGTGCCCAATTAGAGAAGcccagggcctgattttttcCAGAGCCTTTAGCAGGTTTATAGAACTTTACATGTTTGAGAGCTGCCCCTGGAGTCGATGGGAGTTGCCATGAgcattcagcacttctgcagatctGACCAGCTActagaggggaaagagagacatGTCTTCCAGTGGGATTTGCAGCAATTTGCTGTGCAGGGGCAGTGGAGTCTTCCCCCCAAAAGTAGGGGGGCagggatccctgccctgccccttccacctgaggacCCACTGCCGGCCAAGCCGGAAGCCGGAGCAGGCCGGGagctgcagaccctccacctgcctggagtgggggggccaagagcagcccccggcctgtGTCCGCAACCCACgtggccccccacccagggcaggtggtgggttcgtggctccccacagctgcccacgtgGCTCTTACACTGACTCGGCTCTGGCTGGGGGACGGGGCCTCGGAGCCGCAGCCCGGCCATGGTGAGAGCCAAGCGTCCcggcagctgtgaggagccacGTATGTCCAGTGATCAAACACAAAGCGGGAGAGAGCCAAGCCAGTGCAACATTCTGGCATTGTCCTTCCTCCGTATTGACTGTGCTTTCCCCACAGGCACGTCCTGAACAAGTTCCTATACGTCAATGTCGCACCGTAGCACGCCCTGGTGGGAAGCGATCTGCCATAACACTCCCCCCCACCAAGGCTGACCCCTGCTACCCTGGTCCCTGTCTTGTGCCCTGTCTGCAGTCTGTCCCTGGGACAGTGTCCCTCCCGCAGCTCCtggttcctttcctttccccttctggGTCATGTCTCAGTCTTCTCCTGGATCaatctgtctctgcctggccTGCCCCGCTTGGCTTCTGGCTCATTCTGTCATCTCCCCGCTCTATTCTCATCACTGTTCTGATGCTGATTTTCGGTGGGACCTTGGACAAACCACGTAACCTCTCAAAGTCGCTTGGCCTGGCTGTGACACTGACATTTACACTTTCACAGGGCTGTTTGAGACCTGTCTTAATAATGTTTCTATagtgcaaagtattttttaaatgacacaGGCTTCGGCTTCCTCCGGgccccgggggtgctcaaccctcTCGCgccgccccagctctgccccctccaccccttctcccaaggccccacctgtgccccgcctcttcctgcccctgctctgccccctcccacccagttcTGTCCCCTCCCCGAAGCGTGCCCAatcctcactcctctccctccccccccagcacctccagcatgctgcggaacagctgaCTGCAGCAGGCGGGAGCtgccgggagggagggagggagatgagtTGATTGGCGGAGCCGCCAGcggatgggaggtgctgggggggaaggggggagctggctgtcagtgggtgctccagccctgggcaaATGATATAGTAGGGGTAGGACAGAACGCGGGGGTCCTGGGTACCAGGCCCACCCTTAGTTCACCCAGACCCGCTTGCCGCACAAGGATGTTACTGACTTGCTAAGGCATGGGGCTGTGCTGTACGCACCTGTGGCCTCTGCTGAGTTTCCAGTGGCTTCATCAACCACATTAAAGCCCAAATCCAAGGCCTGAAAGTTAGAAGGACCAATGCAGTTCCACGGCACGGGGACCGCAGCCCACAGGGACAAGTGTCCGTGGAAGGTGGCCAACGGCTTCTCTAGCTGACTGTTGGTGGTGTATTTAGCTGAGGGTGAGGGGGTAAGAAAGCAGGCCTGTCATGGAACGTTAGCGTCTCCCTGACTATGCTACGGGGCCCTATTCTGCTCTTGCTCACCCCAGCGtgtactgaagtcactggaattattcctgattgaAACCAATGAACCGGAAAACAGGGTTTGACACGACTGTCTCTCCACAGCACTTCACGGGACCGTAGCCAGAAAGCCAGAAATGACACAATGAGCAGAAATTCATTCCTGGTAAAGGGGAAACCTCCTTTTGCATGGACCTTACATCGCTGCTGTATTAGTGCAGATACCTGGCAAGTTCAGCAACAGGCGGGTTATGGATTTCAGCGGGGACATGCTGTGTGCGCACGAAGAGAAGAGTTTGCTCTCTTGCCCTGCTGGTTCTCTGCACTGGCTGAAACTCAGTAGTTAGGGAACGGTCCTAAGTGTCAAGTTCAACTCTTGGGTCCACGTGGAGTGGGAGCCGCCCAGGGACTGGGACTGCAGTTCCACGTGGGAGCGGAGATGCTGGATGTTTGTTCAGCCGCACTAGTGACTCCTGTCGTGCCAAAGGGAGCTCTGCTAAAGGCTCGGCCTGCGAGGAACTGGGGAGGAGGCCGGCACGTGGCCATGCATAGGGCAGAGCCAGCGCCCCTGCTGGAGGTCCCGTAGGGTGCACCGTCGGGTGGGAGAGCTCCTCAGGGGACGGGGGGACTGGAGAAGAGTCAGGGATAAAGTGGCTGCCTGGCATCCGAGTCAAACACAAGCTgactttagtcaaacacaagttccTGGGCTCAATACGGGGTAACAGGGTGAAATTTAAGGGCCTGTGATATTCAGGGGTTCAGACTAGCTGATttgatggtcccttccggccttaataTCCATGAATCTGTGAGAAGAGTCAGACTCTTGTTCCCTTCAACTGAGCCACCAAAATACTTGTGATCTCCCCAAATTAGCCTCCTTGTGCACAGAGCAGCTGTTGGGTGGCTGGAACTGGGGTGGCCTCAAGATAGACAGGGGGTGACCAGTTAAGAGTCCGTCCCAAGACAggctataactgggttcaaaaaagcatttaaaaagttcatggaggacaggtccatcaatggctattaggcaagatggtcagggatccaACCCtattctctgggtgtccctacacctctgactgccagaagctgggactggacaacaggggatggatcactcaatgattgccctgttctgttcattctctctggggcacctggcatcagcCTTTgttggaagacatgatactgggctaggtggacctttggtctgacccagtgtgactGTTCTTATGAGGGTGAGGGGATATTTAGAGTCTCTTGGTTGGTGGGTGGGGATGTGAGCGGGCAGTTACCCTGAGAAAAGATCAGGAGAAAATAAACCTTCCCAAGAGGGCAGTGGGTAGTTTCATTTAATCAGGCACACAAGATGTTTTAGTTCTACATGACCCAGAACAAATGGCAGCAGGTCACCAGCCCAAGGCATGTACCTCCAGTTACTTCAGACCCTGACCCTGGGGGAATGTGCTGGGCCTTTTCCATAATACCCATAAGCAGGGCCACTCAAAGCACACTTGGCTCATTCTCAGGTATGAAGGGGTTCGGACGGTGACCCTTTCCTCCTTTCACTCCTGAGTTCAGGGCTACAGCTGGGGAATTACCTGGGATAAGGGCGTCTTTGCGGCAGTCGTACAGCATCCCCAGCTGGAAAGGGCGGCCCAGAGCCGGCATCTCAATGGTGTCAGCTGACATGGCCATGGTTTAAAGTCCAAACACTTTCCTCTGTGTCTCACCTGCAAGAAATAACTCGCATTACAATGAAGTCCTCCAGGGGGCAGAGTCAAACGCGTCTCCTTGGCTGAGGACTTCACACCTCTCCGACCAGGAGAGTTTGGTTCATCACACTGGAAGTGTGAGTTTGTGAGCATGGTTCTGTGTCACTTCCTGACACACACTCAGGTGCATCGTAC
The window above is part of the Chelonia mydas isolate rCheMyd1 chromosome 2, rCheMyd1.pri.v2, whole genome shotgun sequence genome. Proteins encoded here:
- the LOC102935661 gene encoding uncharacterized protein LOC102935661, translating into MAMSADTIEMPALGRPFQLGMLYDCRKDALIPGITLWDLETLQNDVDAKPQSKTDFQIIASDTTEDKASALNVTASLKASFLLGLVKVGGSAEFLSDTKTSKHQARVSLQYSTTTQFKQLTMSHIGRQNVSYPDVFDQGTATHVVTAVLYGAQAFFVFDREVSSSENIQDIQGNLQIAIKKIPLVSIEGEGALRMDDREKAQAEKFSCKFYGDFSLENNPVTYHDAMKVYSTLPKLLGAQGEKAVPVRVWLYPLTKLDSKAAQLVREISLSLIFDIQTALEQLTELDMRCNDAVKNPITTTFPEIKRKIQQFKDLCMQHRQTFQKQLARILPSIRGGGKEEGDLVDILTNKNRSPFNTQQLNEFLDKKEREMNFINSYLSVLKDVDVVSSRNKLDEIVLDPINDFVVAFMFTSLHEEEPYLSDLKLWLQTQFMKNTQDPASASSASEKSKLWFEDKERNQKARKSAKSISDFARVNKSNGKTRFIVASVPDEDNPGASIYLYENGDLVSTNYELPSKPLSLLTDGVRHDHVQLTFKPAAFGRKEISGYRVEYRIIGQENWTAVDTNDKQETFTVTGLRANTTYQFRYAAVSKPGLSESSDVSDPVKMLPASPPGKPEKATVESSAIDLTWESPSVIGDGVSIREYKVEYKEEAEGERHEGKDKWLERRTGKRAEFCTIDGLRPQTSYRFRVSAVCADGTVSHPGEEGSISTTGEELRTLAQDFFKKSALIEKGQPSVYALPIEKAEFDSNATHPKYRLGKENLQRPNKVIMVLGATGSGKTTLINGMINYILGVQWEDEFRFKLIHETTNRSQAESQTSEVTAYEVNHKNGFKVPYSLTIIDTPGFGDTRGIEQDKEITRQIREFFSTRGAIDHIDAVCVIVQASLARLTHAQKYVFDSVLSIFGKDIKDNIQILITFADGQTPPVLEAIKTADVPCARDAKGNPIHFKFNNSTLFACNAGADEGSFNFDEMFWKMGAMSMKTFFESLVKLETRSLTLTQEVLRERKELETAVEGLQPQIKAGLVKLEELRKTQEALEQHKDDMEANKDFEYEVEKTVPVQEDISGTGQYITNCQQCHYTCHYPCGIPNDDGKRGCTAIDGKTGRCRACPGKCVWNVHFNQKYRWEYEVVKEKQTYAQLKEKYEKASGEVLSTKSVVEKLSQEYAAVEEILMKLIDKSSRSLQRLQAIALKPNPLSTPEYIDLLIMSEQQELKPGYQERIKSLREVREVAEIIRKIANKEALLPGEKNMYKKLEEKQSTLKKFVKGKLDIVKSWFS